Genomic window (Zingiber officinale cultivar Zhangliang chromosome 2B, Zo_v1.1, whole genome shotgun sequence):
GCTGCGAGGTACTTTGGCTATACTCTTTGGGATTGAGGTTTATATCCATGTTTTGCAGTATCTATAAGTGCTCTTCACCTTTAACTGGAGCATTCAAGAATTTAAGTAACAATATAAGCTGTTAACAAATAAATGAAGAGAAAGAAGCTTCTATTTGGTGCCATGGGTGAAAAGTATAATTTATGGCTTATTTATCAAAGAAAGCAAATTAATGAAGCTTCTTTGTGCCCATTTCATCTGAAAGGAATTGCAAGTCTTAAATGCTATCTAGTGTTATTCAAAGTTTTGAGGATTCTGATCCTAACTATGAATGTTGAGGAGTTCATAAGATCAGATCATAGGATCAAAATGCAAGatcaaaaattataatttaacaaAAACATATCTTGAAAATTATATTTGGTATTCATAATTTCTCGTGTGTTAATTTTCAATATATCTAGTAAGATTGTCAACATTTTGAATGCTCATCATTACAGTATCATAAAGTATAAAAAGACAGTTCGATACACGAAGCTCCCGTTAATATGGGGTATGAGGAAGGTTCTATTGTACCCAGCCTTACTCATaaagtataattaaaataatcatATAGTAAATATATGAACATATATAAATATTGATATGTTGTGTCTTTATGTAGACAGATAATTTCTATAATAAGATCGGACTGTTCTTTTAtactttaattaaaataatcattTAGTAAATATATGAACATATATAAATATTGATATGCTGTATCTTTATGTAGACAGATAATTTCTATAAGATGTATGATATCACCAAAAAGATTTTCTGCTTGGAAGCTAAAATGTGTTCTTatataacaaaaagaagaaaaattcttAGATTGTTTGGTCTTCAAAAATGGTCTATTTTAAGTCAATTAACATTACCAAGCTATGTTTGTCCCAATTATTTGAGTTTAGCTATatgaattttatcccttcattGAACGCTTTGTGCGGTACATTACTAataacatttaatttttttttaatcacttATAATAATGTTTACTTGAGATTTGTTTGGTCTCCCTCTACCCCTCTTGTTTTCAACTCTAATTGTTGTTGCATATTTATTCAATCAAACTAAGGTCCTTAGAATTGAGGGATTTGTTCTTGGAATAGTGGGGATCATGGGTTGTAAGATCCTAACCTAATTTAGATCCTATTTGGGTTCTGGATTGCCTAGCTGATTTGTGTAGTAGGATCATGAGATCATCCAGATCACAATCTGAACCATAATGTtgctccttttttttttcatatctgaAACATTGACTTTCATGGAGAATGCTCTAAACTTTTTAGTTAAACCTTCCCAAGTTTAATTTTATTCAAATTGgaaactctattttacaggtgaAAGCTAATGATGGGGAGGGTCCTGATATACTTCATAATGCTTCTGATGGCTGTAGCGGTGGACATGCAGAGTCATTAGCTGCTACTCTTGCAGAACATCGGCAGCATTTGGTTAGCATACAGGTATAATGATATATTTGGATAGCAATTCATAGCCccatatatattgattgatgtaaCTGGGCTTATTTTACATCACCTTATCTATCTCTTCATCCCATTTTTACTGGGTTTCTGATTATAGTTCATGCATGGCTTGATTTATTCCTTGAAAAATACAAGAGATTCAATATTTTATTCCCAGGAAGGCTCAGAACCTGAGATTTCAAAGAGTCTATAGGAGATATTCGCCTCTATTCATGTCAAGTTCTTAACTGAGGAAAACATTTATGATAATGCAGTTGGAGTTGATGAATGTTAGGAATGTGGCTGCAGTGTGTGCAGTAACAAAATCATGCAATCAAGTTATGATTCTACTAGCTTTGTTGCCCTATTTCTTTTAAGATTATGCTAAACAAGCAGAATTTTGTAGCATTGGCTAGTCCAGCCAACTAGTTGTGATTCTAGCATAAATTCAATGTTTTTTTCTCCCTTGTTAACTATACACAATTGGGTTTAGTTAGATGGTAAATATGATAATTGTCGCATATTTGAAAGAATGGTTATAACGCCATGGCAAAAGGGCAATTTTAGCAAGAAATGAAGAGAAAGAAGCTTATGACTATGAAAGAAAGGTTTTTGTGTATTGTTTTTGGTACAGGTGGTGAAGAATTTGACGTTGGATAATCTCCATTATCATAAAATGTTCTCTTCTTTTCACAAAAACGACCAAATGTACGGATTTTATTAGCATCAGAGCTCTGGTCGTCAAATTATGCTTAAGCAATAAGAGTAGTGTAAGGTTTATTGATCTAGTTCTAGTGATGGACTGCATATTATAATACTCATTTACACAtgtccttttcctttttctttcctgcTTGAAACAAGATTTTACCTTTTGTTTTGGAATCTGATCCTTTTCATGATTGCATGTCATCCTTCAGGGACTCATTGATCAGCTAAATGAAGCAATTCCGACGATGCAGCAGTCAATTTCTGAGCTCACGGAAGAAGTAAATAATATTTCTACATCAGTAGATGGATTTAGTGCACATTCAACCACTATCCAAAGCGAAAGTATCGGCAGACCCCTAGTAAGAACTGATTATTTGATTGTTTTTATCATCTAGTTCCTCTCTcatcaatttaaatttaatgggCAGGAAAGCATCGCTGATGACGTTGCTGACATCACTTCAAAACTCTCCTCTACCCACCTTGAAAAATGTTCAAATAGTCCTACTCTGAAACTTCCTCATTTGTTCAACGTAACTCCAAATTCATCAGCTAAGGGTACCCACGCGACCAAACGCCGTACTGCAACACTTCCAGTGCACCAACAAAGTGTGCCAGTTCAGAAGGCAGCTACAACTAAACATCCAAGTGATACGGACGGGGAATCAAAAGGTTAGCAGCTTCACCTGTTTCTCTTATGGTTGACTTTAGCCGTATTCTTGTTTAATGTAGAGATTCTAATTTTGTAGAGAGTGCTGATAAATATGCCCAGAACATTAGACGTTCTGTACGTGAAGCTGCTCTATCAAGCTTGTCGAGCAAATCAGTGTTCCAAGATGGAAGTAATGATGATGGCTCGGAACACTTCTTTATTTCTCTACCAACGGATGATTGTTCAACTAATCAGATAAAACAACAATTCATTTCTTCTACACCAGAATCTCAAACTTTGCAGGGCAAGTTAAATTGGCACAAAGAGTGCACGAACAACTGTAGCCTATCAGATACATCCCAAGATGGCACCTTGGATCAAGTTTTCTCACCTCCATTGCTACTGGAATCGCCCTTCTACCAGGATGCCTATGAGGATTTGCTCGGTATGACCACTATCTGTGCATAAAATTTAACTACTATTTCACTTTACATTCAAATATTCTCTATCAAGATTTTAGCATAAATTCAAAtatgatacattttctttttttGGTTGTGTCGTTCACTACTAACACTGGTTTTACGTTTTGGCAGCACCATTGTCTGAAACCGATGCTGCTCTCATGGAGCATTAGATTAGGGTCAAGACCTTAAGAAATCATCTTAACGGATGAAGCCAAAGCTACAAATTCAACAATTTGTTTGAGGGCCAACATGAACGGATTCGATTCATTAGTCAGGTGAGATTCACATTGATTATTTTCCGTGTTGGCTGTTTTTATCAGCACCCATGATTGTATATTTTGTGCTGTCTTTGTACCAGTAGCTGTAATTATTTCATTGATTTCTTGACCAAATTCTATTTAACATCTAGATTGCTTGTTTACCTTGAGTTTCCAAGCTTGTTCTCATCTTCCAACATTCTGATACAAAAAGGAGCAAAACAAGGCTACAAGAGAGTGTGAATCAGCATGCCTCACTGGACACTGATGTTCACCTTTTTGTTGGAAGGTGAAGCTTTAGGAATGGTCACATAGAGCACCCCGTCCTTCACCTCCGCCTTGATCTTCCCTAGCTCGATGTTCTCCGGCAATGCAATCCTGCTGTTGTACCGACCGTAGCTCTTTGCCAACCAGTCCTCGTCTTCGCCTTCTCTTGCTTCCTTGGGCAGCTTCTCTGCCTTGATGACGAGCATGTTTTCTTCAACCCAGACCTTCACATCGTTTTTGGTCATCCCGGGCATGTCGAACctcattttgtaaacattttgctCTTCCTTGATCTCCCATGGGATCCTTCCCCTCCTGTAATTGCCCCCGAATTCATCGATGCTCGAAGCAGGGAACGATGTCCCGCTGTAAGCAAAAGGATCCTCCAAAATCCTCTCCATGGTGTCCATCATCTGTTGCACTGTCCTTGCAGAAGGATATCTGTCCCAAAGTCCTGCAATTCACATAGTTCAGTAACAATTTAACGTGCTCTAGACTAATACAATACAAAAACACAAACAGATATCTAACTGATTACAAGAAAGAAGTAAAGATGAAGAAACCCTTGAATCATTAATTGCTTCAGGCATCTGTCTAATCTAAATTCTACATTTTTCAAAGTGAATTCTTGATGAAGTTACGAGCTCAGATCTAATGATCTACTTGTTCCCGACAATTGGATGGCAAAAGGCAGAAATACAAGTTAAAGGCGATTCAAGAACAAGATGAACGCCGCAGCACGATATCTAAAGACGCGAGCTCCAGTGTGAGAAGATCTTACCGATGGGCGAGGACGAAGCAACGGCCCTCTTCGCGGCACTGAGCTGCTGCGGCTCCTGCTGCTGCTTCGTCTTGCTGGCTCGTTGGAGGTGGTCGAGACTGTCTCTGCCCTCGCCGGCCATAGACTTGACGGAAAGATCGGCCGGACTTCTACTAGGAATCGATACGGCCCACCCACGGCGGTGCAGGCGATGGCCGGCGTTGGGCCTTCCGCGGTAGGAGAAGAGGGGAAGCGAAAGGGAGCTTGTGCTCGAGAATGCCGACATCTTCTTCTTCGATTGCTTTGCTACCTTATCAATGGCGGAAATGGGAGCCGCGTGCTGGCTTTATTTATAGGAGAACGGTGGAAGGGAAAACGGTCGCCTTCTAGGCGTCCCTGGAATGAACCAGAAGCGGCGTACGATTCCAGAAGGTTTCCGTTTAAATGGGCATTAATAATCAAACGCCTTTTGGGCCGTATTTTGATGGGCCTATAATTACCGGTCCGATCCAAATAAGAGAATTTTCGAAATAATTCGATACtttgttacttttttttttaaatgcccTTCACAATTTTTAAATTACCATAATGCCCCTCCCTCGTACATTTCGGCTTTCGCTGGGGGCGCCCCACCTCCTCGTCGCTCGAACAGTCGAACTGAACCCTAACCGTTAGAGCACAGCGCGGCGCCGCTTTGCCCATGGCCACGCCGGAGACGCGCAAGAAGCCGACGCCCGGCCGAGGCGGAGTCTCCATCCCGCTGGGTATCTCCGAGGAGGAAGCGCGTGTCCGCGCCATCGCTGAGATCGTCTCCGCCATGGCCGAGCGCTCCCGCCGAGGGGAGAACGTCAATCTCAACGAGCTCAAGTCCGCTACTTGCCGGAAGTACGGCCTCTCCCGCGCGCCGAAGCTCGTGGAGATGATCGCCGCAGTCCCCGAGGCGGACCGCGACGCCCTCCTACCGAAGCTTCGTGCCAAGCCCGTCCGCACCGCGTCCGGCATCGCGGTGGTCGCCGTCATGTCGAAGCCGCACCGATGCCCTCATATTGCTACCACCGGTAATATATGTGTTTACTGCCCTGGTGGCCCTGATTCTGATTTTGAGTACAGCACGCAATCATATACCGGTTATGAGCCAACAAGCATGAGAGCCATCCGAGCCAGGTCTTTATCGCATTCTTCCCCCTTTTCTCTATTCTTTAAGTTTTTCACACAGCAATTTGACTGTCCAACTTATGGTTCCAGGCTTATATTTCTTAATATTCGATAAAACATTGCAGCAATTTTTCATGTTTGGAGATAGTTAGATGTGTGTACTTAGCTTTGAGTCTTTGACTGTGGTGAAATGAAAATATTTTCATTCTCTGGACAATATGGTTTTGTGTAACCAAAGGCATCATTTGCGAATACCAAAGTGTAATCATGTTCAAGGGAGTTCCACTGTACACTTCTATCATATCAGACATGATGGTTTATACTAGATATACCTGAAGTCAAAGATGAGTCCCTTAAAGATGGCTTATTATTGGAACAGTAGGATTGAATCAACAAGTGTCTTATAACTTTGTAGGTATATGGTTCTGACAAAACATTCTACTAAAATCATAGTAATCACAGAGGAAGGAAACCTCACTTCAGGCTGCTCCGAGTATGAGTCATGTCATATGAGGGGTTTCTGTGGGCCAATTTTACTGTATTATAGATAATTTTTCAGCATCTGATCTTATTCTATCTACTAGAATTGTAAGAAGTCGTTTTTCGTTATATTACTGCAATTTTCAAACACTTATTCATTTAAATCTCCTATTGCTTATCTTGATGTTCATTCAATGTAGTTCCTTTCTCTtgtttacttttaattttgaaagtagtATTATTACACATATTTACTCTATTGTTACCTATTACATGCTTCCAGATACAATCCATATGTACAAGCTAGAAGCAGAATAGACCAACTGAAAAGGCTAGGTCACAGTGTGGATAAGGTTTGTGATCTATTCAAACTATGAGGCAATTCTGATCTTTAGTTTGCATATCCCAATAGTGTTTATCAAAATTTATACCTTCATCCATATCAATTTTACTTGTTAGCCTCTGATTGCAATTCCTATATTCCATCCAGGTGGAGTTCATTTTAATGGGAGGGACTTTCATGTCACTGCCTAGTGACTATCGTGATTACTTCATAAGAAATCTTCATGATGCTTTATCAGGACATACATCTTCAAATGTTGAAGAGGCTGTACAGTACTCAGAGCACGGCACAACAAAATGTATTGGAATGACAATCGAAACGTGTGTTTCATATTTCTCTCACTTTGTTCTTTCTTTGTCTTTTTATTCTTTGTCTGACAATTCTGAAATAAGCTTAAGGTTGTGCCTGCTGATGTGAAGCAGTTAAGTTTATCTGTGAAAGTGTTTGAAAATTCCATTTGAGACAACAGTGAAAATGTGCTAATTATCTGTTTTTATTATTAGGAGACCTGATTATTGTTTAGGACCCCATCTACGCCAAATGTTGTTATATGGTTGTACACGTCTTGAGATAGGAGTACAAAGCACATATGAAGATGTAGCTCGTGACACAAATAGAGGTCACACAGTTGCTGCTGTAGCTGACTGCTTTTGCTTGGCTAAGGATGCCGGTTTTAAGGTAAAACACTTAATCACAAGTCAATTGGTTTGCTTTGAGCAGGTTTACAGATACGATTGACAGATAGATGACTAAATATGTGGGTTTTGGAGCATTGCATAGTTACATGTGTCATGATTATTTGAATCTGTTTTGATCTGGATGGCACAACAGCATATGTAGCAAAGCAATAGTCTTATTAAATTAAAGCGTGATAAATTGAAACTATATCTTTAATATCtactttttctctcttttcatctAAGTGCTAAATTGTAACAACCTGAATTTTGTCTTCTGCTATGATTTGTTAACATATAAGTACTAATCTATATTTGTTTCATTtccttttaataaaataattgatttaaacattaaatttttaaatattaaatattatgtTAAAATATGAAACATCCTATTTTTTATCTGATTCTTCTATTAATCTTTAGAAATATTTAAATACTTCTGGGAAAGTACTTTTGAAAAACATCCTTCCACTCGCATTAAAAGAGTGGCTTTGTAAATGGAGTCATTACTTTCAACATAAATTTATCAAACACCTTATTTAACTCCAAAGTGGTTTTGGACAAGTATTCCTGATCCATTCTTAATGCCTTCGTCAAATATGTTCAAGTGCATTAGACAAGTGGTTTTGTGAGTATATAAATTTATTAGACACCTTATTTAGCTTCCAAAGTGGTTTTGGAAGAGCATTCCTAATCCATTCTTCATGCCTTTGCATCAAATATATTCTGATCTACATGTTCTTTTCATGTCATTCATTTGTCTGCTCGTTGGTAGGTTG
Coding sequences:
- the LOC122045758 gene encoding small heat shock protein, chloroplastic-like — protein: MSAFSSTSSLSLPLFSYRGRPNAGHRLHRRGWAVSIPSRSPADLSVKSMAGEGRDSLDHLQRASKTKQQQEPQQLSAAKRAVASSSPIGLWDRYPSARTVQQMMDTMERILEDPFAYSGTSFPASSIDEFGGNYRRGRIPWEIKEEQNVYKMRFDMPGMTKNDVKVWVEENMLVIKAEKLPKEAREGEDEDWLAKSYGRYNSRIALPENIELGKIKAEVKDGVLYVTIPKASPSNKKVNISVQ
- the LOC122045757 gene encoding elongator complex protein 3, translated to MATPETRKKPTPGRGGVSIPLGISEEEARVRAIAEIVSAMAERSRRGENVNLNELKSATCRKYGLSRAPKLVEMIAAVPEADRDALLPKLRAKPVRTASGIAVVAVMSKPHRCPHIATTGNICVYCPGGPDSDFEYSTQSYTGYEPTSMRAIRARYNPYVQARSRIDQLKRLGHSVDKVEFILMGGTFMSLPSDYRDYFIRNLHDALSGHTSSNVEEAVQYSEHGTTKCIGMTIETRPDYCLGPHLRQMLLYGCTRLEIGVQSTYEDVARDTNRGHTVAAVADCFCLAKDAGFKVVAHMMPDLPNVGVERDLESFREFFESPAFRADGLKIYPTLVIRGTGLYELWKTGRYRNYPPELLVDVIARILSMVPPWTRVYRVQRDIPMPLVTSGVEKGNLRELALARMEDLGLKCRDVRTREAGIQDIHHKVKPEEVELVRRDYAANEGWETFLSYEDTRQDILVGLLRLRKIGRNATCPELTGRCSMVRELHVYGTAVPVHGRDANKLQHQGYGTLLMEEAERIARREHRSAKVAVISGVGTRHYYRKLGYELEGPYMVKYLT